One window from the genome of Prionailurus viverrinus isolate Anna unplaced genomic scaffold, UM_Priviv_1.0 scaffold_49, whole genome shotgun sequence encodes:
- the LOC125159366 gene encoding PI-PLC X domain-containing protein 1-like isoform X7: MARPEHFRKCQTPRLGEGASPEGPLASLRRGRTEWPLMGGQVSASGNFQSCGTNADWMSALCPLLWDVPLHHLSIPGSHDTMTYCLDKKLPIAQSQSWLLQLLGKVLPCITRPIMLKWSTTQVLGVTEQLDAGVRYLDLRVAHVPEGLEKNLHFVHMVYTTALVEDTLKEISEWLESHPQEVVILACRDFNGLTDNLHEYLVACINNIFGDMMCPRGEVPTLNQLWTRGQQVILSYEEASVVSRHRELWPGIPYWWGDQVKPQELIHYLEHMKRCGRPGGLFVAGINLTENLTYILAHPSESLEKMTLPNLPYLHAWVREQCPGPGVRCTNIIKGDFIGVDTFVSDVIRLNDKLLRC, encoded by the exons ATGGCGAGGCCAGAGCATTTTAGGAAGTGCCAGACTCCGCGGCTGGGGGAGGGCGCCTCGCCGGAAGGTCCGCTGGCGAGTCTGCGGAG aggtCGCACCGAGTGGCCCCTGATGGGTGGACAGGTAAGCGCTTCTGGCAACTTCCAGAGCTGCGGTACAAATGCAGACTGGATGTCGGCGCTGTGCCCCCTGCTCTGGGATGTGCCTCTGCACCACCTGTCCATCCCAG GGAGTCACGACACCATGACGTACTGCTTGGACAAGAAGTTGCCCATTGCACAGAGCCAGTCCTGGCTGCTGCAGCTGCTGGGCAAGGTCCTTCCCTGCATCACACGCCCCATCATGCTCAAGTGGTCCACCACCCAG GTGCTGGGTGTCACGGAGCAGCTGGACGCCGGGGTGCGGTACCTGGACCTGCGGGTCGCGCACGTGCCGGAGGGTTTGGAGAAGAACCTGCACTTCGTGCACATGGTGTACACGACTGCGCTGGTGgag GACACCCTCAAGGAGATCTCAGAGTGGCTGGAGAGCCACCCCCAGGAGGTGGTCATCCTGGCCTGCAGGGACTTCAATGGCCTGACGGACAACCTGCATGAGTACCTAGTGGCCTGTATCAACAACATCTTTGGGGACATGATGTGTCCCCGAGGG gagGTGCCGACATTGAACCAGCTGTGGACACGCGGCCAGCAGGTCATTCTGTCCTACGAGGAGGCGAGTGTCGTGAGCCGGCACAGGGAGCTGTGGCCTGGGATCCCCTACTGGTGGGGGGACCAGGTGAAACCCCAGGAGCTCATCCACTACCTGGAGCACATGAAGAGGTGTGGCCGCCCAG GCGGGCTGTTCGTGGCGGGCATCAACCTGACAGAGAACCTGACGTACATCCTGGCGCACCCGTCCGAGTCCTTGGAGAAGATGACGCTCCCCAACCTGCCATACCTGCACGCGTGGGTGCGTGAGCAGTGCCCTGGGCCGGGCGTGCGGTGCACCAACATCATCAAGGGGGACTTCATCGGGGTGGACACGTTTGTCAGCGATGTCATCAGGCTCAATGACAAGCTGCTGCGATGCTGA
- the LOC125159366 gene encoding PI-PLC X domain-containing protein 1-like isoform X6, translated as MGGQVSASGNFQSCGTNADWMSALCPLLWDVPLHHLSIPGSHDTMTYCLDKKLPIAQSQSWLLQLLGKVLPCITRPIMLKWSTTQVLGVTEQLDAGVRYLDLRVAHVPEGLEKNLHFVHMVYTTALVEDTLKEISEWLESHPQEVVILACRDFNGLTDNLHEYLVACINNIFGDMMCPRGEVPTLNQLWTRGQQVILSYEEASVVSRHRELWPGIPYWWGDQVKPQELIHYLEHMKRCGRPGGLFVAGINLTENLTYILAHPSESLEKMTLPNLPYLHAWVREQCPGPGVRCTNIIKGDFIGVDTFVSDVIRLNDKLLRC; from the exons ATGGGTGGACAGGTAAGCGCTTCTGGCAACTTCCAGAGCTGCGGTACAAATGCAGACTGGATGTCGGCGCTGTGCCCCCTGCTCTGGGATGTGCCTCTGCACCACCTGTCCATCCCAG GGAGTCACGACACCATGACGTACTGCTTGGACAAGAAGTTGCCCATTGCACAGAGCCAGTCCTGGCTGCTGCAGCTGCTGGGCAAGGTCCTTCCCTGCATCACACGCCCCATCATGCTCAAGTGGTCCACCACCCAG GTGCTGGGTGTCACGGAGCAGCTGGACGCCGGGGTGCGGTACCTGGACCTGCGGGTCGCGCACGTGCCGGAGGGTTTGGAGAAGAACCTGCACTTCGTGCACATGGTGTACACGACTGCGCTGGTGgag GACACCCTCAAGGAGATCTCAGAGTGGCTGGAGAGCCACCCCCAGGAGGTGGTCATCCTGGCCTGCAGGGACTTCAATGGCCTGACGGACAACCTGCATGAGTACCTAGTGGCCTGTATCAACAACATCTTTGGGGACATGATGTGTCCCCGAGGG gagGTGCCGACATTGAACCAGCTGTGGACACGCGGCCAGCAGGTCATTCTGTCCTACGAGGAGGCGAGTGTCGTGAGCCGGCACAGGGAGCTGTGGCCTGGGATCCCCTACTGGTGGGGGGACCAGGTGAAACCCCAGGAGCTCATCCACTACCTGGAGCACATGAAGAGGTGTGGCCGCCCAG GCGGGCTGTTCGTGGCGGGCATCAACCTGACAGAGAACCTGACGTACATCCTGGCGCACCCGTCCGAGTCCTTGGAGAAGATGACGCTCCCCAACCTGCCATACCTGCACGCGTGGGTGCGTGAGCAGTGCCCTGGGCCGGGCGTGCGGTGCACCAACATCATCAAGGGGGACTTCATCGGGGTGGACACGTTTGTCAGCGATGTCATCAGGCTCAATGACAAGCTGCTGCGATGCTGA
- the LOC125159366 gene encoding PI-PLC X domain-containing protein 1-like isoform X3, producing MQTGCRRCAPCSGMCLCTTCPSQMSLYNMRTFAPSKRAPFFFKSFWKTFTDVSADGHGGVSPGSHDTMTYCLDKKLPIAQSQSWLLQLLGKVLPCITRPIMLKWSTTQVLGVTEQLDAGVRYLDLRVAHVPEGLEKNLHFVHMVYTTALVEDTLKEISEWLESHPQEVVILACRDFNGLTDNLHEYLVACINNIFGDMMCPRGEVPTLNQLWTRGQQVILSYEEASVVSRHRELWPGIPYWWGDQVKPQELIHYLEHMKRCGRPGGLFVAGINLTENLTYILAHPSESLEKMTLPNLPYLHAWVREQCPGPGVRCTNIIKGDFIGVDTFVSDVIRLNDKLLRC from the exons ATGCAGACTGGATGTCGGCGCTGTGCCCCCTGCTCTGGGATGTGCCTCTGCACCACCTGTCCATCCCAG ATGTCCCTGTACAACATGCGAACGTTCGCACCCAGTAAACGTGCCCCTTTCTTCTTCAAGAGTTTCTGGAAAACCTTCACGGACGTCAGTGCGGACGGACATGGGGGTGTTTCTCCAG GGAGTCACGACACCATGACGTACTGCTTGGACAAGAAGTTGCCCATTGCACAGAGCCAGTCCTGGCTGCTGCAGCTGCTGGGCAAGGTCCTTCCCTGCATCACACGCCCCATCATGCTCAAGTGGTCCACCACCCAG GTGCTGGGTGTCACGGAGCAGCTGGACGCCGGGGTGCGGTACCTGGACCTGCGGGTCGCGCACGTGCCGGAGGGTTTGGAGAAGAACCTGCACTTCGTGCACATGGTGTACACGACTGCGCTGGTGgag GACACCCTCAAGGAGATCTCAGAGTGGCTGGAGAGCCACCCCCAGGAGGTGGTCATCCTGGCCTGCAGGGACTTCAATGGCCTGACGGACAACCTGCATGAGTACCTAGTGGCCTGTATCAACAACATCTTTGGGGACATGATGTGTCCCCGAGGG gagGTGCCGACATTGAACCAGCTGTGGACACGCGGCCAGCAGGTCATTCTGTCCTACGAGGAGGCGAGTGTCGTGAGCCGGCACAGGGAGCTGTGGCCTGGGATCCCCTACTGGTGGGGGGACCAGGTGAAACCCCAGGAGCTCATCCACTACCTGGAGCACATGAAGAGGTGTGGCCGCCCAG GCGGGCTGTTCGTGGCGGGCATCAACCTGACAGAGAACCTGACGTACATCCTGGCGCACCCGTCCGAGTCCTTGGAGAAGATGACGCTCCCCAACCTGCCATACCTGCACGCGTGGGTGCGTGAGCAGTGCCCTGGGCCGGGCGTGCGGTGCACCAACATCATCAAGGGGGACTTCATCGGGGTGGACACGTTTGTCAGCGATGTCATCAGGCTCAATGACAAGCTGCTGCGATGCTGA
- the LOC125159366 gene encoding PI-PLC X domain-containing protein 1-like isoform X1 — protein MQTGCRRCAPCSGMCLCTTCPSQMSLYNMRTFAPSKRAPFFFKSFWKTFTDVSADGHGGVSPGSHDTMTYCLDKKLPIAQSQSWLLQLLGKVLPCITRPIMLKWSTTQVLGVTEQLDAGVRYLDLRVAHVPEGLEKNLHFVHMVYTTALVEDTLKEISEWLESHPQEVVILACRDFNGLTDNLHEYLVACINNIFGDMMCPRGEVPTLNQLWTRGQQVILSYEEASVVSRHRELWPGIPYWWGDQVKPQELIHYLEHMKRCGRPASPGQKPSQVLPSDLPAVPVEWGQLLVTRSPNILRFLHLPGSDLYSPGEAAGSSVSRYLANVSKGLDGSVFHKVNLSSLELSGHM, from the exons ATGCAGACTGGATGTCGGCGCTGTGCCCCCTGCTCTGGGATGTGCCTCTGCACCACCTGTCCATCCCAG ATGTCCCTGTACAACATGCGAACGTTCGCACCCAGTAAACGTGCCCCTTTCTTCTTCAAGAGTTTCTGGAAAACCTTCACGGACGTCAGTGCGGACGGACATGGGGGTGTTTCTCCAG GGAGTCACGACACCATGACGTACTGCTTGGACAAGAAGTTGCCCATTGCACAGAGCCAGTCCTGGCTGCTGCAGCTGCTGGGCAAGGTCCTTCCCTGCATCACACGCCCCATCATGCTCAAGTGGTCCACCACCCAG GTGCTGGGTGTCACGGAGCAGCTGGACGCCGGGGTGCGGTACCTGGACCTGCGGGTCGCGCACGTGCCGGAGGGTTTGGAGAAGAACCTGCACTTCGTGCACATGGTGTACACGACTGCGCTGGTGgag GACACCCTCAAGGAGATCTCAGAGTGGCTGGAGAGCCACCCCCAGGAGGTGGTCATCCTGGCCTGCAGGGACTTCAATGGCCTGACGGACAACCTGCATGAGTACCTAGTGGCCTGTATCAACAACATCTTTGGGGACATGATGTGTCCCCGAGGG gagGTGCCGACATTGAACCAGCTGTGGACACGCGGCCAGCAGGTCATTCTGTCCTACGAGGAGGCGAGTGTCGTGAGCCGGCACAGGGAGCTGTGGCCTGGGATCCCCTACTGGTGGGGGGACCAGGTGAAACCCCAGGAGCTCATCCACTACCTGGAGCACATGAAGAGGTGTGGCCGCCCAG cctctccaggccagaagccaagccaagtaCTTCCGTCAGACCTGCCTGCTGTACCTGTAGAATGGGGCCAACTCCTCGTCACGAGGTCCccaaatatcctgaggttcctgcacctgccaggaagtgacctgtACTCGcctggtgaggctgctgggagcTCTGTGAGCAGGTACCTGGCCAACGTTTCCAAGGGGCTTGATGGCTCCGTgtttcataaagtcaaccttagttccttagaGCTGTCTGGTCATATGTGA
- the LOC125159366 gene encoding PI-PLC X domain-containing protein 1-like isoform X4: protein MGGQVSASGNFQSCGTNADWMSALCPLLWDVPLHHLSIPGSHDTMTYCLDKKLPIAQSQSWLLQLLGKVLPCITRPIMLKWSTTQVLGVTEQLDAGVRYLDLRVAHVPEGLEKNLHFVHMVYTTALVEDTLKEISEWLESHPQEVVILACRDFNGLTDNLHEYLVACINNIFGDMMCPRGEVPTLNQLWTRGQQVILSYEEASVVSRHRELWPGIPYWWGDQVKPQELIHYLEHMKRCGRPASPGQKPSQVLPSDLPAVPVEWGQLLVTRSPNILRFLHLPGSDLYSPGEAAGSSVSRYLANVSKGLDGSVFHKVNLSSLELSGHM, encoded by the exons ATGGGTGGACAGGTAAGCGCTTCTGGCAACTTCCAGAGCTGCGGTACAAATGCAGACTGGATGTCGGCGCTGTGCCCCCTGCTCTGGGATGTGCCTCTGCACCACCTGTCCATCCCAG GGAGTCACGACACCATGACGTACTGCTTGGACAAGAAGTTGCCCATTGCACAGAGCCAGTCCTGGCTGCTGCAGCTGCTGGGCAAGGTCCTTCCCTGCATCACACGCCCCATCATGCTCAAGTGGTCCACCACCCAG GTGCTGGGTGTCACGGAGCAGCTGGACGCCGGGGTGCGGTACCTGGACCTGCGGGTCGCGCACGTGCCGGAGGGTTTGGAGAAGAACCTGCACTTCGTGCACATGGTGTACACGACTGCGCTGGTGgag GACACCCTCAAGGAGATCTCAGAGTGGCTGGAGAGCCACCCCCAGGAGGTGGTCATCCTGGCCTGCAGGGACTTCAATGGCCTGACGGACAACCTGCATGAGTACCTAGTGGCCTGTATCAACAACATCTTTGGGGACATGATGTGTCCCCGAGGG gagGTGCCGACATTGAACCAGCTGTGGACACGCGGCCAGCAGGTCATTCTGTCCTACGAGGAGGCGAGTGTCGTGAGCCGGCACAGGGAGCTGTGGCCTGGGATCCCCTACTGGTGGGGGGACCAGGTGAAACCCCAGGAGCTCATCCACTACCTGGAGCACATGAAGAGGTGTGGCCGCCCAG cctctccaggccagaagccaagccaagtaCTTCCGTCAGACCTGCCTGCTGTACCTGTAGAATGGGGCCAACTCCTCGTCACGAGGTCCccaaatatcctgaggttcctgcacctgccaggaagtgacctgtACTCGcctggtgaggctgctgggagcTCTGTGAGCAGGTACCTGGCCAACGTTTCCAAGGGGCTTGATGGCTCCGTgtttcataaagtcaaccttagttccttagaGCTGTCTGGTCATATGTGA
- the LOC125159366 gene encoding PI-PLC X domain-containing protein 1-like isoform X2 has protein sequence MQTGCRRCAPCSGMCLCTTCPSQMSLYNMRTFAPSKRAPFFFKSFWKTFTDVSADGHGGVSPGSHDTMTYCLDKKLPIAQSQSWLLQLLGKVLPCITRPIMLKWSTTQVLGVTEQLDAGVRYLDLRVAHVPEGLEKNLHFVHMVYSTALVEDTLKEISEWLESHPQEVVILACRDFNGLTDNLHEYLVACINNIFGDMMCPRGEVPTLNQLWTRGQQVILSYEEASVVSRHRELWPGIPYWWGDQVKPQELIHYLEHMKRCGRPASPGQKPSQVLPSDLPAVPVEWGQLLVTRSPNILRFLHLPGSDLYSPGEAAGSSVSRYLANVSKGLDGSVFHKVNLSSLELSGHM, from the exons ATGCAGACTGGATGTCGGCGCTGTGCCCCCTGCTCTGGGATGTGCCTCTGCACCACCTGTCCATCCCAG ATGTCCCTGTACAACATGCGAACGTTCGCACCCAGTAAACGTGCCCCTTTCTTCTTCAAGAGTTTCTGGAAAACCTTCACGGACGTCAGTGCGGACGGACATGGGGGTGTTTCTCCAG GGAGTCACGACACCATGACGTACTGCTTGGACAAGAAGTTGCCCATTGCACAGAGCCAGTCCTGGCTGCTGCAGCTGCTGGGCAAGGTCCTTCCCTGCATCACACGCCCCATCATGCTCAAGTGGTCCACCACCCAG GTGCTGGGTGTCACGGAGCAGCTGGACGCCGGGGTGCGGTACCTGGACCTGCGGGTCGCGCACGTGCCGGAGGGTTTGGAGAAGAACCTGCACTTCGTGCACATG gtgTACTCGACTGCGCTGGTGGAG GACACCCTCAAGGAGATCTCAGAGTGGCTGGAGAGCCACCCCCAGGAGGTGGTCATCCTGGCCTGCAGGGACTTCAATGGCCTGACGGACAACCTGCATGAGTACCTAGTGGCCTGTATCAACAACATCTTTGGGGACATGATGTGTCCCCGAGGG gagGTGCCGACATTGAACCAGCTGTGGACACGCGGCCAGCAGGTCATTCTGTCCTACGAGGAGGCGAGTGTCGTGAGCCGGCACAGGGAGCTGTGGCCTGGGATCCCCTACTGGTGGGGGGACCAGGTGAAACCCCAGGAGCTCATCCACTACCTGGAGCACATGAAGAGGTGTGGCCGCCCAG cctctccaggccagaagccaagccaagtaCTTCCGTCAGACCTGCCTGCTGTACCTGTAGAATGGGGCCAACTCCTCGTCACGAGGTCCccaaatatcctgaggttcctgcacctgccaggaagtgacctgtACTCGcctggtgaggctgctgggagcTCTGTGAGCAGGTACCTGGCCAACGTTTCCAAGGGGCTTGATGGCTCCGTgtttcataaagtcaaccttagttccttagaGCTGTCTGGTCATATGTGA
- the LOC125159366 gene encoding PI-PLC X domain-containing protein 1-like isoform X5: MSLYNMRTFAPSKRAPFFFKSFWKTFTDVSADGHGGVSPGSHDTMTYCLDKKLPIAQSQSWLLQLLGKVLPCITRPIMLKWSTTQVLGVTEQLDAGVRYLDLRVAHVPEGLEKNLHFVHMVYTTALVEDTLKEISEWLESHPQEVVILACRDFNGLTDNLHEYLVACINNIFGDMMCPRGEVPTLNQLWTRGQQVILSYEEASVVSRHRELWPGIPYWWGDQVKPQELIHYLEHMKRCGRPASPGQKPSQVLPSDLPAVPVEWGQLLVTRSPNILRFLHLPGSDLYSPGEAAGSSVSRYLANVSKGLDGSVFHKVNLSSLELSGHM; this comes from the exons ATGTCCCTGTACAACATGCGAACGTTCGCACCCAGTAAACGTGCCCCTTTCTTCTTCAAGAGTTTCTGGAAAACCTTCACGGACGTCAGTGCGGACGGACATGGGGGTGTTTCTCCAG GGAGTCACGACACCATGACGTACTGCTTGGACAAGAAGTTGCCCATTGCACAGAGCCAGTCCTGGCTGCTGCAGCTGCTGGGCAAGGTCCTTCCCTGCATCACACGCCCCATCATGCTCAAGTGGTCCACCACCCAG GTGCTGGGTGTCACGGAGCAGCTGGACGCCGGGGTGCGGTACCTGGACCTGCGGGTCGCGCACGTGCCGGAGGGTTTGGAGAAGAACCTGCACTTCGTGCACATGGTGTACACGACTGCGCTGGTGgag GACACCCTCAAGGAGATCTCAGAGTGGCTGGAGAGCCACCCCCAGGAGGTGGTCATCCTGGCCTGCAGGGACTTCAATGGCCTGACGGACAACCTGCATGAGTACCTAGTGGCCTGTATCAACAACATCTTTGGGGACATGATGTGTCCCCGAGGG gagGTGCCGACATTGAACCAGCTGTGGACACGCGGCCAGCAGGTCATTCTGTCCTACGAGGAGGCGAGTGTCGTGAGCCGGCACAGGGAGCTGTGGCCTGGGATCCCCTACTGGTGGGGGGACCAGGTGAAACCCCAGGAGCTCATCCACTACCTGGAGCACATGAAGAGGTGTGGCCGCCCAG cctctccaggccagaagccaagccaagtaCTTCCGTCAGACCTGCCTGCTGTACCTGTAGAATGGGGCCAACTCCTCGTCACGAGGTCCccaaatatcctgaggttcctgcacctgccaggaagtgacctgtACTCGcctggtgaggctgctgggagcTCTGTGAGCAGGTACCTGGCCAACGTTTCCAAGGGGCTTGATGGCTCCGTgtttcataaagtcaaccttagttccttagaGCTGTCTGGTCATATGTGA